One window from the genome of Devosia yakushimensis encodes:
- a CDS encoding alpha-amylase family protein encodes MSAEPWYKTTLRWGQTNLVEIDPARYDAEWWREHWRKTKVQGVIVNAGGIVAYYPSKFPLHHRAEHLGERDLYGEIVKLAREEGLRVIARMDSNRVAEDFYEAHPEWICRKADGSPHKEAEKYVTCIGSEYYSKYLPSVMEEIIERSHPDGFSDNSWAGMPRTHICYCDNCKTQFKAYAGKELPKDHDWQDKSYRDWIRWNFERRTELWKLNNRVTRKAGGDECIWSGMIGGETLYNSARFIDLQQIMPEAAIVMLDHQRRNPHDGFEQNTEAGKRLHEMAGWNKLIPESMPQYQLGGPAVFRQASMPPAEVRLWSSSGFAGGIQPWWHHIGSMHEDRRQYKTAEPIFRWHEANQDVLVNRTLTPDVGIVWSQQNQDYFGRDFGRYATGTKTMVPYRGAVKAMDRHAIPYLPLHADDIAKAFGRVSVIILPNMGGLSDGQIAGIEAFVAAGGSVIATGDTSIANEHGDARSDFALGKLFGVHRGEGDKGGEGPVDSNIETYQRHSYLRLLPENRVGVYGSRDATAPSQAGQRHPVLHGLDDTDSLPFGGFLPMVTVDDGVEVLATYIPEYPIYPPETSWMREPRSTHAAITVKASASGGKLVWFVADIDRCFARDGQFEHALLLANAVRWALGDRAKVRVSGTKGVITAELYEQNGRHIMHLNNRLLLSNIPGRQYDLVPIGPVEVRLKTDSKASSVELRVAGRSVPTRRDGDALVFTVDSILDHEVAVIG; translated from the coding sequence ATGAGCGCTGAACCATGGTACAAGACGACGCTGCGCTGGGGGCAGACCAATCTCGTAGAAATCGATCCGGCACGTTACGACGCCGAGTGGTGGCGCGAGCATTGGCGCAAGACCAAAGTTCAGGGCGTGATCGTCAATGCAGGCGGTATCGTCGCCTATTATCCTTCGAAGTTCCCGTTGCATCATCGTGCCGAACATCTGGGCGAGCGCGATCTCTATGGCGAGATTGTCAAGCTGGCGCGGGAGGAGGGTCTGCGCGTCATCGCACGCATGGACTCCAACCGTGTCGCAGAGGATTTTTACGAGGCGCATCCGGAGTGGATCTGCCGCAAGGCAGATGGCTCACCGCACAAAGAAGCCGAAAAATACGTCACCTGCATCGGTTCGGAATACTACTCCAAATATCTTCCGTCCGTGATGGAGGAGATTATCGAACGCAGCCATCCCGATGGGTTCTCGGACAATAGCTGGGCCGGCATGCCGCGCACCCATATCTGCTATTGCGACAACTGCAAAACCCAGTTCAAGGCATATGCCGGCAAGGAACTGCCCAAGGATCATGACTGGCAGGACAAGTCCTATCGGGACTGGATCCGCTGGAACTTTGAACGCCGGACTGAACTCTGGAAGCTCAACAATCGCGTGACGCGCAAGGCCGGCGGGGATGAGTGCATCTGGTCGGGCATGATTGGCGGGGAAACATTATATAATTCGGCCCGCTTCATCGATCTGCAGCAGATCATGCCGGAAGCGGCGATCGTCATGCTCGATCACCAGCGGCGCAATCCCCATGACGGCTTCGAGCAGAACACCGAGGCTGGCAAGCGCCTGCATGAAATGGCGGGCTGGAACAAGCTGATCCCGGAATCGATGCCGCAATATCAGCTCGGCGGGCCCGCCGTGTTCCGGCAGGCTTCGATGCCGCCGGCCGAAGTGCGGCTGTGGTCGTCGTCCGGTTTCGCGGGTGGCATCCAGCCATGGTGGCATCATATCGGTTCCATGCACGAGGATCGCCGCCAATATAAAACGGCCGAGCCGATCTTCCGCTGGCACGAGGCCAATCAGGATGTGCTGGTCAACCGCACCTTGACCCCTGATGTCGGCATCGTCTGGTCACAGCAAAACCAGGACTATTTTGGCCGCGATTTCGGGCGTTATGCCACCGGCACTAAAACGATGGTGCCCTATCGAGGGGCCGTCAAGGCGATGGACCGGCACGCCATTCCCTACCTGCCGCTCCATGCCGACGACATTGCCAAGGCGTTCGGGCGCGTGTCGGTCATTATCCTCCCAAATATGGGCGGACTGAGTGATGGCCAGATCGCCGGCATCGAGGCTTTCGTGGCGGCCGGCGGCTCGGTGATTGCCACTGGAGACACGTCAATCGCCAACGAGCATGGCGATGCTCGCAGCGACTTTGCGCTTGGCAAGCTGTTCGGGGTTCACCGCGGCGAAGGTGACAAGGGTGGCGAGGGGCCGGTGGATTCCAATATCGAGACCTATCAGCGCCACTCCTACCTGCGCCTGTTGCCTGAAAACCGTGTTGGCGTTTATGGCTCGCGCGACGCGACGGCTCCGAGCCAGGCCGGCCAACGCCATCCCGTCCTCCATGGCCTGGACGATACCGATTCCCTGCCGTTTGGCGGATTTCTGCCGATGGTGACCGTGGATGACGGGGTGGAGGTGTTGGCGACCTACATTCCTGAATACCCAATCTATCCGCCCGAAACGTCCTGGATGCGCGAGCCGCGCTCTACCCATGCAGCCATCACGGTCAAGGCGTCGGCGTCCGGCGGCAAGCTGGTCTGGTTTGTGGCCGATATCGATCGGTGCTTTGCCCGCGATGGCCAGTTCGAGCATGCCCTGTTGCTGGCCAATGCTGTCCGCTGGGCGCTGGGTGATCGGGCAAAGGTTCGAGTGTCCGGTACGAAAGGCGTGATTACGGCAGAGCTTTACGAGCAGAACGGCCGTCACATCATGCATCTCAATAACCGGCTGCTGCTGTCCAACATTCCTGGCCGGCAA
- a CDS encoding ABC transporter substrate-binding protein, giving the protein MTFSRRDFMRGTGAVAASVTLAAVMGGRAYAQGSDTIKFAASARGLRTIDPHKSIQGVDNWAIIAMYDKLVDLPRWNFPETLDQLVPRLATSWERNEDAKVWTFQLREGVQFHKGYGEMTSEDVKFTFDRALDGPRVGGVRAKFMNIESVEAPQPYTVVFNLKQPDPLFPLGVLSDYDGAIMSKKAVEEIGEEPIGTNPVGTGVYMLEQVHTDPSQGVTMVANPDYWDTPAATPSLQVQYIADTTARTLALLSGSVHMIEGVRAPGWADSMTQRDPSLIFDVVSPGSFFTMQVNVTKAPFDDVRIRQALFYAIDRDEITTAIAPISKRTYGLNPPTFPGGFTAETIPAEVAYNYEPEKAKALMAEAGMPDGFSFTNDTSQREDFSAIMLMMQDQLRRVGINMELNIKDHTAFHADQNIGTNILSQQSSAMPPVPTQAIVTYLSAEQEVTADGNGGSNMSHYGVAIPGVDDLIAQALAEPDLQKRIDLVQQIEIKALTDAVILPVANNGFMIVRSPKVELGYDVVSGYVNWPLSQAKFV; this is encoded by the coding sequence ATGACCTTTAGCAGACGCGACTTCATGAGAGGTACTGGCGCCGTGGCAGCCAGTGTGACGCTCGCCGCGGTTATGGGCGGACGGGCTTATGCGCAGGGTAGCGATACGATCAAATTCGCGGCTTCGGCGCGCGGGCTGCGCACCATCGATCCGCACAAGTCGATCCAGGGTGTCGATAATTGGGCGATCATCGCCATGTACGACAAGCTGGTGGATCTGCCGCGCTGGAATTTCCCCGAAACCTTGGACCAGTTGGTACCGCGCTTGGCGACCAGTTGGGAAAGGAACGAAGACGCCAAGGTCTGGACGTTCCAGCTGCGCGAAGGCGTGCAGTTCCACAAGGGCTATGGCGAGATGACGTCCGAAGACGTCAAGTTCACCTTCGATCGTGCATTGGACGGACCGCGCGTTGGTGGCGTCCGCGCCAAGTTCATGAATATCGAGAGCGTCGAAGCACCCCAACCATACACCGTGGTGTTCAACCTCAAGCAGCCTGACCCCCTGTTCCCGCTGGGCGTCCTCAGCGACTATGACGGCGCCATCATGAGCAAGAAGGCGGTCGAGGAGATCGGCGAGGAGCCGATCGGCACAAATCCGGTCGGCACCGGCGTCTATATGCTGGAGCAGGTTCACACCGATCCGTCGCAGGGCGTCACCATGGTCGCCAATCCGGACTATTGGGACACGCCGGCCGCAACGCCCAGCCTCCAGGTTCAATATATTGCTGACACCACCGCCCGCACCCTGGCCCTGCTCTCGGGCAGTGTGCACATGATCGAGGGTGTTCGTGCCCCCGGCTGGGCCGACTCCATGACACAGCGCGACCCCAGCCTGATTTTCGACGTGGTCAGCCCGGGCAGCTTTTTCACCATGCAGGTCAATGTAACGAAGGCGCCGTTCGACGACGTGCGCATCCGGCAGGCATTGTTCTACGCCATCGATCGCGACGAGATCACCACGGCCATCGCGCCGATCTCCAAGCGCACCTACGGCCTTAATCCGCCGACCTTCCCGGGCGGGTTCACCGCTGAAACCATCCCGGCGGAAGTGGCCTACAATTACGAACCGGAAAAGGCCAAGGCGCTCATGGCCGAGGCTGGCATGCCCGATGGCTTCAGCTTCACCAACGACACCAGCCAACGCGAAGATTTTTCCGCCATCATGCTGATGATGCAGGATCAGTTGCGCCGCGTCGGCATCAATATGGAACTCAACATCAAGGACCATACGGCTTTCCATGCCGATCAGAACATCGGCACCAACATTCTGAGCCAGCAGTCCTCCGCCATGCCGCCCGTGCCGACCCAGGCCATCGTTACTTACCTGTCGGCAGAGCAGGAAGTAACGGCTGACGGCAACGGTGGCAGCAATATGAGCCATTATGGTGTCGCCATTCCAGGCGTCGATGATCTCATCGCCCAGGCACTGGCCGAACCTGATTTGCAGAAGCGCATCGACCTTGTGCAGCAGATCGAGATCAAGGCACTGACCGACGCGGTGATCCTGCCTGTCGCCAATAATGGCTTCATGATCGTCCGCTCGCCAAAGGTGGAACTCGGCTACGACGTGGTCTCAGGCTACGTCAACTGGCCACTGTCGCAGGCAAAATTCGTCTGA
- a CDS encoding ABC transporter permease has translation MTRYLLLRLLDAIPTVFLVLLLVFVAMRILPGDPAIAALGDMATPEQLAMFRDRMGLNDPLWLQFINFVKGVLTLDLGTSMMSNQSVVGLILYNLPYTIELTIVAMLIGVVLGVPLGVMAATHRNKLPDSVVRGFSLIGYAIPDFYLGALLLITFALNLGWFPINGGGEGFVGRMYHVFLPALTLAFVKAAFIGRLTRTSLLEVLSKDYVRTARAKGAKESRVIYRHGLRNALLPLTTGLGLSTLATLSGSVAIELVFNRPGIGKLLISAISERDYAVIQGGIVVFAMFVVIINLLMDLLYIVVDPRIRMQ, from the coding sequence ATGACGCGATATCTCCTGCTCAGGCTATTGGATGCCATTCCGACAGTCTTTCTGGTGCTGTTGCTGGTATTTGTGGCCATGCGCATTCTGCCAGGCGATCCGGCAATCGCCGCGCTTGGCGACATGGCGACGCCAGAGCAACTGGCCATGTTCCGCGACCGCATGGGGCTCAATGATCCGCTCTGGCTGCAATTCATCAACTTCGTCAAAGGCGTGCTGACGCTCGATCTGGGCACGTCCATGATGAGCAATCAAAGCGTAGTGGGGCTGATCCTCTATAACCTCCCCTATACGATCGAGCTGACCATCGTCGCCATGCTGATCGGCGTCGTGCTTGGCGTGCCACTCGGTGTCATGGCCGCCACCCATCGCAACAAGCTACCCGACAGCGTCGTGCGAGGGTTCTCGCTCATCGGCTATGCCATTCCCGACTTTTATCTTGGCGCGCTGCTGCTGATCACCTTTGCCCTCAATCTGGGCTGGTTCCCCATCAACGGGGGCGGCGAGGGCTTTGTCGGCCGCATGTATCACGTTTTCCTGCCGGCTCTGACGCTGGCTTTCGTCAAGGCCGCCTTCATCGGCCGGTTGACCAGAACTTCGCTACTTGAAGTTCTGAGCAAGGACTATGTGCGAACTGCACGCGCCAAGGGCGCCAAGGAAAGCCGCGTTATCTACCGCCACGGTCTGCGCAATGCCCTGCTCCCGCTAACCACCGGACTGGGCCTCAGCACGCTGGCCACCCTGTCCGGTTCGGTGGCTATTGAACTCGTTTTCAATCGCCCGGGCATTGGCAAGCTGCTGATCAGCGCCATCTCCGAGCGGGACTATGCCGTCATTCAGGGCGGCATAGTGGTGTTCGCCATGTTCGTGGTGATCATCAACCTGCTGATGGACCTGCTCTACATCGTCGTCGATCCCAGAATCCGGATGCAGTGA
- a CDS encoding ABC transporter permease, producing the protein MTTISETTPTLAPEPNLLHTLRGILFGRVSTIIAMAIIGLLVIIALFAPLLAPYDPLTQSMLKINRTPSWENWLGTDQFGRDVLSRMIYGSRNSLIFGLISPFCAAIIGTTFGVVAGYFGGIVDRLISRVIDLLLAFPELLLAIMIAAVLGGGFWNVIIVITIAFVPGFARVARAQTLAVKQEPYVEAAISIGVRTPVIIFRHIIPNIMAPVVVLMMLWVASAIRLEASLSFLGIGTQPPNPSWGNIIRDGLNNIFGSPWPIIGAGAAITLVVLSFNLVGDAVRDALDPSTSE; encoded by the coding sequence ATGACCACCATTTCAGAAACAACGCCCACCCTGGCGCCCGAACCCAATCTTCTGCACACCTTGCGTGGTATCCTGTTCGGCCGGGTCAGCACCATCATCGCCATGGCCATCATTGGCCTGTTGGTCATCATCGCCCTCTTTGCGCCGCTGCTGGCACCCTATGATCCGCTGACCCAGTCCATGCTCAAGATCAACCGGACCCCGAGTTGGGAAAACTGGCTGGGCACTGACCAGTTCGGCCGCGACGTGCTTTCACGCATGATCTATGGCTCGCGCAATTCGCTGATCTTTGGGCTGATCTCGCCTTTTTGCGCCGCCATTATCGGCACGACATTCGGCGTCGTTGCCGGCTATTTCGGCGGCATTGTCGACCGGCTGATCTCGCGCGTCATCGATCTGTTGCTCGCTTTCCCCGAACTGCTGCTGGCCATCATGATCGCCGCCGTCTTGGGCGGCGGTTTCTGGAATGTCATCATCGTCATAACCATCGCCTTCGTGCCTGGCTTTGCCCGCGTGGCCCGTGCCCAGACGCTGGCCGTCAAGCAGGAGCCTTACGTCGAGGCGGCAATTTCCATCGGCGTGCGGACGCCGGTAATCATCTTCCGGCACATCATTCCAAACATCATGGCGCCTGTCGTCGTGCTCATGATGCTCTGGGTCGCGTCCGCCATCCGCCTTGAAGCATCGCTCAGCTTCCTCGGCATCGGCACCCAGCCTCCCAATCCGAGCTGGGGCAATATCATTCGCGATGGCCTCAACAACATCTTCGGCTCCCCCTGGCCAATCATCGGCGCCGGCGCCGCGATCACACTGGTGGTGCTCTCGTTTAACCTTGTGGGTGACGCTGTGCGTGACGCACTTGACCCCTCGACGTCCGAATAG
- a CDS encoding ABC transporter ATP-binding protein → MQADLVASAGQKAAGTDPILRVENLKTTFRTGPGWTQIVKGISFEIGAQETLAVVGESGSGKSVTALSIMRLLDPEFSRIEGSVSLSGRELLTLPEAEMRKVRGRQIGMIFQEALTSLNPLATVGKQIAETLYIHGRMNGAAADAEAVRLLERVRIPAARNRANDLPHNLSGGMRQRVMIAMALACKPQLLIADEPTTALDVTIQAQILQLIKELQREEGMGVLFITHDMGVVAEIADRTVVMYGGELLEQGPTERIFDNAQNTYTKTLIAAVPRLGTMDGNGQPQHFPVIDKATGALRPPTQRRDTVDHGHEPVLSVRNLVKRFDLSSGLFGGVHGRVHAVENVSFDLHAGETLSLVGESGCGKSTTGRAIMRLVEPQSGEVHLAGTDIMALDKRRVRDMRRHIQMIFQDPFASLNPRIRVGEAIAEPYLTHKLGNRAQARAKVADLLVRVGLDPAVASRYPQQFSGGQRQRICIARALSLEPKVIVADESVSGLDVSIKAQVVNLLLDLQESLGLSYLFISHDMAVVERMSHRVAVMYLGEIVEMGPAASVFANPQHPYTKRLIAAVPVPDPARRNEVRKVANDEIKSPIRAADFVPPTRVYRTVASDHIVQDWEGDWKV, encoded by the coding sequence ATGCAAGCAGACCTGGTGGCATCCGCAGGGCAGAAAGCGGCCGGTACCGATCCCATTCTGCGCGTCGAAAACCTCAAGACGACGTTCCGGACCGGCCCAGGCTGGACACAGATCGTCAAAGGCATTTCCTTTGAGATCGGCGCTCAGGAAACGCTGGCTGTGGTCGGCGAATCCGGTTCAGGCAAAAGCGTCACCGCCCTGTCGATCATGCGCCTGCTCGATCCCGAATTCAGCCGGATCGAGGGCTCGGTAAGTCTCTCCGGCCGGGAATTACTGACACTCCCCGAAGCCGAAATGCGTAAGGTGCGCGGCCGGCAGATCGGCATGATCTTCCAAGAGGCCCTCACCAGTCTCAACCCACTCGCAACCGTGGGCAAACAGATTGCCGAGACGCTCTATATTCATGGCCGCATGAATGGCGCCGCGGCCGACGCCGAAGCGGTTCGGTTGCTGGAGCGCGTCCGTATTCCGGCCGCCCGCAATCGCGCCAACGACCTGCCCCACAACCTTTCGGGTGGCATGCGGCAGCGCGTCATGATCGCCATGGCGCTTGCCTGCAAGCCGCAATTGCTGATTGCCGACGAGCCCACAACCGCGCTCGACGTGACCATCCAGGCCCAAATTCTGCAACTCATCAAGGAGCTGCAGCGCGAAGAGGGCATGGGGGTGCTCTTCATCACGCACGACATGGGCGTGGTCGCCGAAATCGCCGACCGCACCGTGGTCATGTATGGCGGCGAGCTGCTCGAACAGGGGCCGACCGAGCGCATTTTCGATAATGCTCAAAATACCTATACCAAGACGCTGATTGCCGCCGTTCCTCGTCTCGGCACGATGGATGGTAATGGCCAGCCCCAGCATTTCCCGGTTATCGACAAGGCAACCGGCGCGCTGCGTCCCCCCACCCAACGCCGCGACACGGTGGATCATGGGCATGAACCGGTGCTGTCCGTACGCAATCTGGTCAAGCGCTTCGATCTTTCGAGCGGGCTGTTCGGCGGCGTACATGGGCGTGTCCACGCAGTCGAGAACGTCTCCTTCGATCTGCATGCCGGGGAAACGCTATCGCTGGTTGGCGAAAGCGGCTGCGGCAAATCCACCACCGGTCGCGCCATCATGCGTCTGGTCGAACCGCAATCGGGCGAAGTTCATCTCGCCGGCACCGATATAATGGCGCTCGACAAGCGCCGTGTGCGCGATATGCGGCGTCATATCCAGATGATCTTCCAGGATCCATTCGCCAGCCTTAATCCACGCATCCGCGTCGGCGAGGCTATTGCTGAGCCTTACCTGACCCATAAGCTGGGCAATCGCGCGCAGGCCCGCGCCAAGGTGGCCGATCTTCTGGTGCGCGTGGGTCTCGACCCGGCTGTCGCTTCCCGCTATCCGCAGCAATTCTCCGGGGGTCAGCGCCAACGCATCTGCATCGCCCGTGCCCTATCGCTAGAACCAAAGGTGATCGTCGCCGATGAGTCGGTTTCGGGCCTGGACGTTTCGATCAAGGCACAGGTCGTCAACCTGCTTCTCGATCTGCAGGAATCCTTGGGCTTGTCCTATCTCTTCATCTCGCACGACATGGCAGTGGTCGAGCGCATGAGTCACCGGGTGGCTGTGATGTATCTGGGCGAGATCGTTGAAATGGGGCCGGCTGCTTCGGTTTTCGCCAACCCGCAGCATCCCTATACCAAGCGCCTTATCGCCGCTGTGCCCGTGCCGGACCCGGCCCGGCGCAACGAGGTTCGCAAGGTCGCCAATGACGAAATCAAGAGCCCGATCAGGGCGGCCGATTTCGTTCCCCCGACCCGCGTCTACCGGACAGTTGCATCTGACCACATCGTCCAGGATTGGGAGGGCGACTGGAAAGTCTAG
- a CDS encoding LacI family DNA-binding transcriptional regulator: protein MTKKRSSNRPTIADVAERAGVSAITVSRALREPQKVSSELRRAIDGAVSELNYVPDLNARALASSRTDVVAVLVPSLTQHIFSDVVRGIYDGLEDSGLRIELANTRYSAELEEQLVFGIMRHRPAAVIISGTEQTARTRKMLEAAKCPVVQIMDLTDDPIQKIIGFSHERAGLEMTRHLIEAGYRRIAFFAGWMNARSLQRHGGYRQAMEEAGLYDPDLLGQRSNDNPEFSRGSRQDFHQFSSTVMGRELMLEMLERRPDIDAVFCNNDVLSLGALFACQAKGVAVPQQVGIAGFNDFDFMAAAEPPLTSIRIHRWRCGFEAMKAVQGQLNGEPVGEPVVDLGFEIIKRASTDRNGEVAAAAQEAPPLALS, encoded by the coding sequence ATGACCAAAAAGAGATCGAGCAATCGACCCACTATCGCCGATGTGGCGGAGCGCGCTGGCGTCAGTGCCATTACGGTTTCGCGCGCGCTTCGCGAGCCACAAAAGGTTTCCTCTGAATTGCGTCGGGCGATCGATGGCGCTGTCAGCGAACTGAACTATGTTCCCGACCTCAATGCGCGAGCGCTGGCATCGAGCCGGACCGACGTTGTGGCGGTGCTGGTGCCGTCCCTGACCCAGCACATTTTTTCCGACGTCGTTCGGGGAATCTACGATGGCCTGGAGGATAGCGGCCTCAGGATCGAACTCGCCAATACGCGTTATAGCGCCGAGCTCGAAGAGCAACTGGTGTTCGGCATCATGCGGCATCGCCCCGCCGCGGTCATCATCTCGGGCACCGAGCAGACGGCCAGAACGCGCAAGATGCTGGAGGCCGCCAAGTGCCCGGTGGTGCAGATCATGGATCTCACCGATGATCCGATCCAGAAGATCATCGGCTTCTCCCATGAGCGGGCGGGCCTGGAGATGACGCGGCATCTGATCGAGGCAGGCTATCGCCGTATCGCTTTCTTTGCCGGATGGATGAATGCCCGGTCCTTGCAGCGTCATGGCGGCTATCGGCAGGCCATGGAGGAGGCCGGGCTCTACGACCCTGACCTGCTGGGGCAGAGAAGCAACGATAACCCTGAGTTCAGTCGCGGATCACGGCAGGACTTTCATCAGTTCTCCTCCACCGTGATGGGGCGAGAGTTGATGCTGGAAATGCTGGAGCGGCGCCCGGACATAGACGCCGTGTTCTGCAATAATGACGTTCTGTCGCTGGGGGCGCTGTTTGCGTGTCAGGCAAAGGGCGTAGCCGTCCCGCAGCAGGTCGGTATTGCCGGGTTCAATGACTTCGATTTCATGGCGGCGGCGGAGCCGCCACTGACCAGTATCCGCATTCATCGCTGGCGGTGCGGGTTTGAGGCCATGAAGGCAGTGCAGGGGCAGCTCAATGGCGAGCCGGTCGGCGAACCCGTGGTCGATCTGGGCTTTGAAATCATCAAGCGCGCCAGCACGGACCGGAATGGCGAAGTGGCGGCTGCTGCGCAGGAAGCGCCGCCCCTAGCTCTGAGCTAG
- a CDS encoding IclR family transcriptional regulator translates to MSGRVQSVDRAMTIMEALGREGGGKRLTDLARVTQLSLTTVHRLLTTLEQRHFVQFSTKDNLWHIGRGAFAVGNAFTRDRNFVAAALPFLKTLRDKTHETANLGIVEDHEIVLVNQIQSREINRSISTIGGRTPLFASGMGKAVLSSYPEDEVRTLIRRSGMRRVTAKTITTPTDLEYQLGCIKLDGFSIDDEEYRVGVRCVAAAVYDGRDEVVCAISVSGTPARIPNDRVGTIGRMVLEAAQGLSRAMGANTYPTGP, encoded by the coding sequence TTGAGCGGCCGCGTCCAGTCGGTCGATCGGGCGATGACGATTATGGAGGCCCTTGGCCGCGAGGGGGGCGGTAAGCGGTTGACCGATCTCGCCAGGGTAACCCAGCTGTCGCTTACAACCGTGCACCGGCTGCTGACGACACTGGAACAGCGCCACTTCGTCCAGTTCTCCACAAAAGACAATCTGTGGCATATCGGGCGAGGCGCATTCGCCGTTGGCAACGCCTTCACGCGCGACAGAAACTTCGTCGCCGCCGCGCTGCCCTTTCTCAAGACCCTTCGCGACAAGACACACGAAACCGCCAATCTTGGCATCGTCGAGGATCATGAAATCGTACTGGTCAACCAGATCCAGAGCCGCGAAATCAACCGCTCCATATCCACCATCGGCGGGCGCACACCGCTCTTTGCCTCGGGCATGGGCAAGGCCGTGCTCTCGTCATATCCGGAAGATGAGGTGAGGACGCTCATCCGTCGCAGCGGCATGCGTCGCGTGACGGCAAAGACCATCACCACACCGACAGATCTGGAATATCAACTCGGCTGCATCAAGCTGGATGGCTTTTCCATCGACGACGAAGAATATCGCGTCGGCGTCAGATGCGTCGCGGCCGCCGTGTATGATGGTCGGGACGAAGTCGTCTGTGCGATTTCGGTATCCGGCACCCCTGCCCGTATCCCCAATGATCGTGTCGGCACTATTGGCCGTATGGTCCTGGAGGCAGCACAAGGCCTGTCTCGAGCCATGGGCGCGAACACCTATCCAACCGGGCCCTAA
- a CDS encoding FadR/GntR family transcriptional regulator: MSLIETTKPLLKPRVHRHVVKTLAQRILGNEFAPGTVLPPEPELCETFNISRSAVREAIKVLDSKGMVSTKPRTGTVVRAREEWNLLDPDVLAWSIELKPSAELVLSLIEARQVIEPAAARFAALRATAADIAPMEDAFARMERFKAALDFEAFNKADIDFHTALLRASRNIVFQQLSNTIGAALAYSFRLTISRAREPGASLPNHGEVIERIRLRDSVGAFEAMTRLLHIAIVDVGLQ; this comes from the coding sequence GTGTCACTGATCGAGACGACCAAGCCGCTGCTCAAGCCTCGCGTGCATCGTCATGTCGTCAAGACTTTGGCGCAGCGAATCCTGGGAAACGAGTTTGCCCCCGGCACCGTTCTGCCGCCGGAACCCGAATTGTGCGAAACTTTCAACATCAGTCGAAGCGCGGTGCGCGAGGCCATCAAGGTTCTCGACAGCAAGGGCATGGTGTCCACCAAGCCGCGTACCGGCACTGTCGTTCGTGCCCGTGAAGAATGGAACCTGCTCGACCCTGACGTTCTCGCCTGGTCCATCGAACTGAAACCAAGCGCCGAGCTGGTTCTGAGCCTCATCGAAGCGCGGCAGGTCATCGAGCCGGCAGCAGCCCGCTTCGCCGCGCTACGGGCTACCGCCGCCGATATCGCGCCGATGGAGGATGCTTTCGCGCGCATGGAACGCTTCAAGGCCGCGCTCGACTTCGAGGCGTTCAACAAGGCCGATATCGATTTTCATACCGCCCTGCTGCGCGCTAGCCGGAACATCGTCTTCCAGCAGCTGTCCAATACCATCGGAGCGGCGCTGGCCTATTCGTTCCGCCTGACGATTTCGCGTGCAAGAGAGCCAGGTGCGTCCTTGCCGAACCATGGCGAAGTCATCGAGCGGATACGCCTGCGTGACAGCGTCGGAGCTTTTGAGGCCATGACACGGCTTCTGCACATTGCGATCGTCGACGTCGGCCTACAATAG
- a CDS encoding SDR family oxidoreductase, producing the protein MRLNDKIAIITGAGRGIGAAIAEAFHREGAKVVIAERDATTGRATAAGLGDNALFVETDVTDQASVDATIAATTERFGRIDILVNNAGINVFHEPLETTDAEWARCMAVDLEGVWRMSRAVLPTMLDGRGGSIINIASSHSSTIIPGTFPYPVAKHGLLGLTRSLGIEYAARGVRVNAIAPGYIETDLAIQYWDTFPDPDAERQRTYDLHPPRRIGKPEEVAMTAVFLASDEAPFINATSIAIDGGRSVLYHE; encoded by the coding sequence ATGCGTCTGAACGACAAGATTGCAATCATTACCGGGGCCGGGCGCGGCATCGGCGCGGCCATTGCCGAGGCCTTCCATCGTGAGGGCGCCAAAGTCGTCATCGCCGAGCGCGATGCTACTACCGGTCGGGCGACCGCCGCCGGGTTGGGGGACAACGCCCTGTTCGTCGAGACCGATGTGACCGATCAAGCATCGGTCGATGCCACCATCGCGGCTACGACCGAGCGCTTCGGCCGCATCGACATTCTGGTCAACAATGCCGGTATCAACGTCTTCCACGAGCCGCTGGAGACCACCGACGCGGAATGGGCGCGCTGCATGGCGGTCGATCTCGAAGGGGTGTGGCGCATGTCCCGCGCCGTGCTGCCAACCATGCTGGATGGCCGCGGCGGCAGTATCATCAACATCGCCTCCTCCCATAGCTCGACGATTATTCCCGGCACCTTTCCCTACCCCGTCGCCAAGCACGGTCTTTTGGGACTGACCAGATCGTTGGGGATCGAGTATGCAGCGCGCGGTGTCCGCGTGAATGCGATCGCGCCCGGCTACATCGAGACCGATCTGGCGATCCAGTACTGGGATACTTTTCCGGACCCGGACGCCGAACGCCAAAGGACCTATGATCTGCATCCGCCGCGCCGCATCGGCAAACCGGAGGAAGTCGCGATGACCGCCGTCTTCCTTGCCAGCGATGAGGCGCCCTTCATCAACGCCACCTCCATTGCCATCGACGGTGGGCGATCGGTACTTTACCACGAGTAA